The region TCTCCGGTATCTCCGGTATCTCCGGTATCTCCGGTATCTCCGGTATCTCCGGTATCTCCGGTATCTCCGGTGTCTCCGGTGTCTCCGGTGTCTCCGGTGTCTCCGGTGTCTCCGGTATCTCCGGTATCTCCGGTATCTCCGGTATCTCCGGTATCTCCGGTATCTCCGGTATCTCCGGTATCTCCAGTGTCTTCTGTATTCTCACTTCCTGTGTCGGTTCGCGTAATTGAATTGCTACCACCGCAAGCGGAAATAACAGTCACTAAAAGTGTTGTTAGAATGATTTTCAGCAACAAGGCTGACCTATCATTGGACTTGGAAGACCTCATATAAATTTCCTACAGCTTTACAATGTTCGCCTCTTAAATTGACGAAACTGATAAATTTATATAACTGTTGCAGAATCGATGCCACTCTAAAAGATATGCTAATAAGGCCTCTCTTTGTGACTTATTAACCCATCATATAACTAACACACCAGATAAGCGGCTTAAAAAGGCGCACGATAACCCCGCCATGCTCCAAATGTGATCACTGAAAACAAGCCGTATAATTATTATCATTCTTATTTAGCTAGCTTAATCTGCTAAGCCAGCTAAATTTATCTATAAAAATCAGGTCTAACCTTCAAAATTAGGCGCGGCTGGGATTCTTAATCCATAAGCTCACAAACCATAACTTAACGATGCCCAATATGACGGTTCTCTAACATCGTTAAGTAGCGCTGCATTCCACGCACACTATGTTTTGATGTGATTTAGTATGCACCTTCACTATATACCAACTCGTAGCTATGGCTATAAATCTCAAGGATATTACCAAAAGGGTCTTCCATATAAATCATACGATACGGTTTTTCTCCAGGATAATAATAACGAGGTTTCGCCATCCGCTTTTTACCACCCGCCGCCACGATACGTTCAGCTAGCTCTTCTACATTAGGGTCTTGAACACAAAAATGAAAAACCCCGGTTTTCCAATATTCAAAATTATTGTCGGGATTAACTTGGTTCTCAAATTGGAACAACTCAACACCAATACGATCACCAGTCGACAAATGGGCTATACGAAATTTTCCCCAACCAGCACCAAAAACGTCATTACACATTTCACCAATTGGGCTGTCGTCCTCAACAATGTCGGTCGGCTCCATAATCAGATACCAGCCCATCACCTCGGTATAAAACGCAACGGCTTTTTCTAGATCAGGTACTGAAATACCAATGTGTGAAAAATTTCTTGGATAAACATGACTCATTGCGATGCTCCTCAATTAATGTGGGAGTAGCATACAAAACCTAATAGATTACGTATAATTATCATTTATCATAATATGGATTATAGTTTGTAATGATAAATACCCAATGGCTACGCAGCTTTTGCCAACTTGTTGAAGTTGGCAGTTTCACCCGCACCGCCGAACAACTGCATATGACCCAGTCTGGCGTCAGCCAACATATCCACAAGCTGGAAGATCATATTGGCCTGCCATTGCTGGTGCGTCACGGCAAGCAATTTACCCTCACCGACGCGGGTGAGCGGCTATACACCGAAGCCCGAGAGATTATTCAATCTTTGGCCAAGTTGGAGCAGCGCATTAGCGAAGACCCCGCCAACAAAGGTGAGGTACGGATTAAATCACCGGGAAGCCTAGGCCTAAAATTATACCCACAGCTACTGACACTGCAGCAGCAATACCCGCAACTGATTATTGATTATCGATTTGCTCCCAATGCGGATGTAGAAAGTGCGATTGCCAGCAACGAGATAGACATTGGTTTGATGACCAGAACCTCTACGCTGGCTTCCCTAGATAGCCATTCCATTGCCAAAGAAGCCCTACTACTAGTGACGCCGGCAACACTGAGTACGCCAAGCTGGGAGGATTTATGCTCACTGGGGTTTATAGACCACCCCGATGGCGCCCACCACGCTGGACTGCTGCTAACAGCCAACTATCCTGAATACCATCATAGTGAGCTGCTGAATAAGAAAGGCTTTTCCAACCAAATAAGTTTAATTTTAGACCCAGTAAGCAGAGGCCTAGGATTTACCGTATTACCCGCTCACGCCGTCGCCGCCTTTCCACAACAAAACACCATTAAAGCGCACCCGCTTCACCACCCTGTTAGCGAAACGATCTACCTTGGTGTTCGGCGAGATAAACCCATAGCAAACCGGGTTACCACCGTTATTAGTGAAATTAAGAAATGCTTATAAGTGCAGAGCATAAAAAAACATTGATAGGTCAGCCATAACAGATAAATGCCGCCACCGCGTTGCGCAAATATATTTTATAGATCAGAAAAATATTACACCCGTTTTTACGGCTGGTTTAGAGCGCAGCGAAATAATATTCTTTCGACAGATTTTGAATCGCTTTAATCATCAATTTTTCCAGCAATAAAATCTAGCTCAGGCGCACTAAAGCGCATAGCAGCCCAGGCGCTAAGCAATTTTATATAAAATGAAAAATTGTGTGTTTTTGGATTTGGCACATCATTGGGAAGCACTACACCTTTAGGTCTACTTCGCGTCATTGTGCGTATTTCTAACGGCGGGATTTCATCTTTAGACCACAAATTCCCATACATACTAAGCCAATGCCCTTTAGTGAACTCTAAAAATACTGGTGTATTGCAACAGCTTGCGATTATTCGACGAGTAGATAAATCATCATTGATGTAATATGACTTCAGTTTCTCTTGGCCTGAAAGAAACTCGACTTTATCTTTTCTGAATAAGACAAATCTTGTTGCTCCGTTTCGATCAAGAATTAATGGGGCTCCTGCACGTTTCTGAATTTCTGCACCCGCAATTTGACAATCTGAACATAAACATTCGGCACTAATAATAGGTTTTCCGCTAACCGAAAACGACACCTGTCCGCATTGACACTTAAGTTTTTCTCTTACTTCTTTCATTCGAAAAAATCCATGTTATATTCCCTAACATTGTAATCTTCCGCATGCTCGTTTTGCCAAAATCAATATACCTGAGCAGCCAGCGAAACTAATTAATTTAATGAAGAAAAATAAGGAATTCATATTAAAGCGCATTTTGACTAAACGAGCATATATTTTGATACATTAAAAATATACTCTTCATTCTCGCCAATTTTCAGTCCAAGCCAGCGCTATCTATAAGCAGATTTGGTGCTTATCGCGCTATAGTTTTTAGTCAAATACGCACTTTCCCCCAAGCCTGCCAAGCTTTTGCAGCCTAATCGCGGTGATGCATTTATTCGATGGCGACCGTGTTCTATGTTAGCGTAGCAAACCTTTAATAAACTAAGACGTGAGCCCCGTGGTTCATTAGGAAGAAACAACGATGAGCCTGCTTTTTGAAGAAATAGACAGCCAAGACTCCCCCTTAGGCGAGATTTCTTTGCGCCGCCGACGTATGCCCGCTTTTGGGGACAGAGATATTTACGAGGTAAAACTCGGCGACGAATTTTTGATGTCGAGTATGTTCGTCGACGCTGAAGAAGCGCTGTCTACCCTCGGTCTTGCTTCTGTACAGGGCGATAATCTGAGTGTTGTGGTTGGCGGCCTGGGCTTGGGTTACACAGCGGTGGCTGCCCTTAAAGATTCGCGCATTGACGAGTTACTAGTGGTTGATGCCTTAGATACCGTTATTAGCTGGCATGAGAAAGAGTTAGTGCCGCTGGGTAAAACCTTAAATGCTGATCCACGGAATCGCTATATTCTGGGTAGTTTCTTTGATCTTGCCACCGATCCACTTACCGGTTTTGACCCCGATGATCATGGCAAGCAATTTGATGCTATTTTACTCGACATTGATCATTCGCCCAGTGAGTTTCTCAATGCCAGTAACGCCGGCTTTTACACCACCGAAAACCTTACCCTGATGGCCAGCCAACTTAAACCACACGGGGTGTTTGCCATGTGGTCGCAAAACTTGCCAGATTCAGGTTTTGAGGCCTTACTCAACACGGTGTTTGAATCCGTTAACTCACATATCGTGTCTTTTTATAATCCCTTTCAAAATAGCGAATCGACTAACTCGGTGTATGTCTGTGTAACGGGAGCAAACAATGATCAAGCTAAAGCGCCTGATTTGGCGTAGCATCCTATACTTTATTTTAATTAGCTTTGTTTTCGTTTTACCCGTTAGATGGCTAAATCCGCCGGTAAGCATGGTCATGTTGGAGCGCAGCTGGCAACAGCGTGGTAGCGACTACGATATCAAACAGCAATGGCTAGCATGGCGTGATATTCCCCACCATGCTGCGCTGGCGGCTGTTGTTTCAGAAGACCAAAATTTCCCTCATCACTATGGCATCGACCTCAAAGCCATTCAAAAAGCGATTGAAGAACGACAGCGTCGTGGCAGTCTGCGCGGAGCCAGTACCATTAGTCAGCAAGTAGCTCGCAATATGTATTTATGGACGGGGCGGAGCTGGTTTCGCAAAGGCTTGGAAGTATGGTTTACCGGTTTAATTGAGCTATGTTGGCCCAAACAACGTATTTTAGAAGTGTATTTAAACATTGCCGAATGGGGCGACGGTGTCTTTGGTTTAGCCGCTGCCAGCCAGCATCACTTTGCCACCTCCGCAGCTGCATTAACGCCTTGGCAGTCTGCACTATTGGCATCTAGCCTACCCAGCCCGCTCAAATACCAACCCGCGGCCCCCGCACCGCATTTAATTGAGCGGGCCAACTGGAATTTAAAGCAACAACAACGCTTGGGCGGCAAGGCGTGGCTGGCTTCTTTAGAATAAGAAGCTATTGCTGCCATGCTTAAATACCGGCTTGTGCAAACACCTTAAGAAACGTGTCCGGCTCTGGTCTAATCCGATAATTGTCGGTTAGGTCTGCAAAGAGTA is a window of Zhongshania aliphaticivorans DNA encoding:
- a CDS encoding spermidine synthase; this encodes MSLLFEEIDSQDSPLGEISLRRRRMPAFGDRDIYEVKLGDEFLMSSMFVDAEEALSTLGLASVQGDNLSVVVGGLGLGYTAVAALKDSRIDELLVVDALDTVISWHEKELVPLGKTLNADPRNRYILGSFFDLATDPLTGFDPDDHGKQFDAILLDIDHSPSEFLNASNAGFYTTENLTLMASQLKPHGVFAMWSQNLPDSGFEALLNTVFESVNSHIVSFYNPFQNSESTNSVYVCVTGANNDQAKAPDLA
- the mtgA gene encoding monofunctional biosynthetic peptidoglycan transglycosylase, whose protein sequence is MIKLKRLIWRSILYFILISFVFVLPVRWLNPPVSMVMLERSWQQRGSDYDIKQQWLAWRDIPHHAALAAVVSEDQNFPHHYGIDLKAIQKAIEERQRRGSLRGASTISQQVARNMYLWTGRSWFRKGLEVWFTGLIELCWPKQRILEVYLNIAEWGDGVFGLAAASQHHFATSAAALTPWQSALLASSLPSPLKYQPAAPAPHLIERANWNLKQQQRLGGKAWLASLE
- a CDS encoding LysR family transcriptional regulator, encoding MINTQWLRSFCQLVEVGSFTRTAEQLHMTQSGVSQHIHKLEDHIGLPLLVRHGKQFTLTDAGERLYTEAREIIQSLAKLEQRISEDPANKGEVRIKSPGSLGLKLYPQLLTLQQQYPQLIIDYRFAPNADVESAIASNEIDIGLMTRTSTLASLDSHSIAKEALLLVTPATLSTPSWEDLCSLGFIDHPDGAHHAGLLLTANYPEYHHSELLNKKGFSNQISLILDPVSRGLGFTVLPAHAVAAFPQQNTIKAHPLHHPVSETIYLGVRRDKPIANRVTTVISEIKKCL
- a CDS encoding GFA family protein — translated: MKEVREKLKCQCGQVSFSVSGKPIISAECLCSDCQIAGAEIQKRAGAPLILDRNGATRFVLFRKDKVEFLSGQEKLKSYYINDDLSTRRIIASCCNTPVFLEFTKGHWLSMYGNLWSKDEIPPLEIRTMTRSRPKGVVLPNDVPNPKTHNFSFYIKLLSAWAAMRFSAPELDFIAGKIDD
- a CDS encoding lactoylglutathione lyase family protein, producing MSHVYPRNFSHIGISVPDLEKAVAFYTEVMGWYLIMEPTDIVEDDSPIGEMCNDVFGAGWGKFRIAHLSTGDRIGVELFQFENQVNPDNNFEYWKTGVFHFCVQDPNVEELAERIVAAGGKKRMAKPRYYYPGEKPYRMIYMEDPFGNILEIYSHSYELVYSEGAY